GCGGGGGGTTCACATGCGCTGGTTGAACGACCTGTCGGTCCGGTTGAAGCTGTACACGGCGGTGCTGGTGGCGGCCCTGGCCGCGATGGCGGTCGGCCTGCTCGGCCTGGTCCGGCTGCACTCCACCGCTGATGCGGCGGAGTACCTGTACAGCCAGAACCTGGTGCCGATCGCCCAGCTCGGCGTGGTCGGTCAGGGTGTGCAACGCTCCTGGAGCGAGCTGATGAGCCTGCTGATCAGTCATGACCCGGCCGCGCGAGAGGCCGACAAGCAGGCCATCGCCGCCGCGGACGCCGACGCCGACAAGGCCTTCGCCGACTACACCGCCACCGACATGACCGGCCGGGAGGCGGCGGTCGAACGGTTCCGCACCGCCCTGGTCACGCTGCGCAAGGCCCGCGAGGAGCAGTTGGTGCCGCTGGCCGCCGCCGGCGACCTGAACGGATTCCAGAAGGCCCGGGACACGGCCGCACGACCGGCATTGAACGCGGCGCAGGCCGCCCTGACCGAGCTGGTCGGCATCGAGACGCGGGTGGCGCAGGAGAAGCGAGCCGAGACGGCGGCCGACTACCACACCGCGCGTAACCAGATGATCGTGGTCCTGGTGATCGGGGTGGCGGCCGCGCTGGCGCTGGCGGTCCTGGTGGTCCGCGGGATCATGAGCACGCTCGACGCGGTGGGCCGGGTCAGCCGGGCACTGGCCGCCGGGGACCTGACGGTGACGGCGGCGGTCACCGGCCGGGACGAGCTGGGCCGGATGGCGACCGAGCTGGACACCGGCATCGCCGCGGTCCGCACCAGCGTGGACCAGATGGGGCAGGTGGCGGTCACGCTGTCGTCCGCCTCCGACGAGCTGTCCACGATCAGCACGCAGCTCCAGACCGGCGCGGCCGAGGCCGCCGAACGGGCCAACACGGCCATGGCGGCCTCCGAGGAGATCAACACCGGGGTGCAGACCATCGCGGCCGGCGCCGAGCAGATGAGCGCCTCGATCGCCGAGATCGCCTCCAGCGCGGCGCAGGCGGCCGAGGTGTCGCAGCAGGGCACCTCGGTCGCGCAGCGGACCACCGCGCAGGTCGCCGAGCTGGGCGTGGCCAGCGCGGAGATCGGCGACGTGGTCCGGCTGATCACCGCGATCGCGGAGCAGACCAACCTGCTGGCGCTGAACGCCACCATCGAGGCGGCTCGGGCCGGCGAGCTGGGCAAGGGCTTCGCCGTGGTGGCGGGCGAGGTCAAGGACCTGGCCCAGCAGACGGCGAAGGCGACCGACGAGATCACCGCCCGGATCAGCGCGATCCAGCTGTCCAGCAACAACGCCGGCGAGGCGATCGGCGAGATCACCGAGGTGATCGGGCGGGTCGGCGACTACACCACCACGATCGCCTCGGCGGTCGAGGAGCAGACCGCCACCACCGCCGAGATGAGCCGTTCGGTGGCGGAGGCGGCGACCAGCAGCGGCGAGGTCGCCCGGACCGTGTCCGGCGTCGCCGAGGTCGCCTCGTCCACGGCCGAGGCGGCCCGCTCCACCCAGGAGGCCGCCACCAGCCTCACCACCATGGCCACCGACCTCACCGGCCTGGTGACCGCCTTCCGCTACTGACCGATGGTCCACTTCTGGGCCAGGGTGCTGTTGCACGTGTACAGCTGCACCGCCAGGCCGGGCGACGGTGACCCGCCGGGCACGTCCAGGCAGAAGGTGGTGTCGTCCCGGCCCACCCAGCTCCGCAGGAAGGTGCTGCCCGGCACGGAGCCGGACGCCACCCACTGGGCGTTGCTGGGGGTTCGGCCGCTGCCGTCGCTGAGCGTGCAGTTGCCGGCGACCACGATCCCGTGGTCGATCGGAACGTCCCCCACCGAGATGCAGCGTCCGCCCGCCGCGTTGACGAACCAGTAGCGGCCCTTGCCGTTGCCGAGCACCGTCCAGGCCTGATTCGCCCGGCCGGTACAGGTCATCTGCAGGATGCGCGGATCGGGGTCGGGCTGGTCCTCCGGCTGCAGGCACAGGCCGTTGCCGGCATTCCTGATGCGATGCAGTTCCCCGGCCAGGACCGCCGGCCCGGCGTCGGGCTGCGCGCGGGCGCCGTCAGCGACCACGAACAGCCCGAACGATGCCATCAGCAGCACCAGCACCAGGCGAAACGCTCTTACCACCATGGACCTCACAACCTCTCCGAGAATCGGGAACGTCCTCGAAGCTAGGTGGCGATCGGGTGGCTCCGAATCGGTGAATCTACGGGGTTTTCCCGGCCGCACCGCCTACGTTCCGGTCCCGCCACCTGATCGAACTCGGTCACCGCCGGATCGCGCGGCGTCCGGGCACTGACCCACCTCACCCTGCACCAGCTCGGCCTCGGCGGCCCGCTGTCCACGATGGCCCACTTCCGCGGCAGCGTGGACCGCACGGTCGCGCACATGGCCCGCCGCCAGGCCACGACCCACCCGCCCGGACAGCTGATCGCCGCGATCCGCGCGATGGCGGGCTCGCGCCGGCACACCCTCGGCGTGACCTACCTGGTCACACGGCGCCGGCCCGGAAGTGCGCGGCCCGATGCGCGCCCTGCTGCTGACCATCGCGGGCCGCCCGGCCGCACTCCCCGAGCTGTCCGGCGACGGCGTGCCCGCGCTCACGGCAGCGCTGCTGGCCTGATGACCCCACCCGTTCCGGATCACCTGCCCGGATGACGCGAACCGGCCCCCGAGAATGGATCATGAATGGCGGCGACCATCCGGAACTCTCCCACGCGCTAAGGTCGAGGCAGTGCCTTCTTATATCGCGTCAACGATCCGCCGGAGCGCGCTGCGCGCCGGTCTCTTCGGCAGTGTCGTTCTCGGTGCGGTGCTGATCGGCTCGCTGCTCGCGCATTTCACCGTCACCGGCACCGCAGCCGTCGTGTCGGTGGTGGGCGTTGCCGCGTTCCTCGGCGGTGCCCTGCTCGGCAGGCGTCTCGGGGATGAGGAGACAACCGACCCTCAGCGACGGGCCTCAGCCCGCCGGGCCGACCACCAGCTGTAGGCACGAAGCCACGCCGCCCGGCCACCGATCACCCCGGCCCCCGCGGCAAGGAAGGCCGCACCGACGATCCCGGGCGCCTGCGGTGTCATGTCCAGCGGCAGCCATCGTGTCATGATCACGACTGCTACCAGGTAGACGGCGAACAGCACGACGAAGCCCACCAGCCACTGTCCCAGCCGGACCCAGGCGTCTTTACGCTTCTCCCTGCGCAGACGCTCGTAGAGCATCGCCGTCCGCACGTCGTTCGTCGCGCGGGTGTCGTGCCGGTCGTCGTAGTCGAGCTGGTTGCTCGGCGGCTCGTCCTGGCGCAGGATCACCTCGTCCGGCGTGGCAGGCACCTCCTTCCGGTCCGGCGCCGGGTTTCTCCTACGTTCCCGCCGGTCCGAGCCACCGGACCCGGGCTCTTTCCCGCTCATGACGCTTCTCCACCGAGCGCGGCGCCGGCCCGATCCTCCGCCGGGCCGCGCGACGCAGCCGGCTCGATCGCCGGTGCCGGCCGGCCGACGAAGTAGCCCTGGGCATAGTCGACACCCAGCTCACGCAGCATCCGCAAGGTCGCCTCGTCCTGCACGAACTCGGCGACGGTCTGGATCCCGTAGGCCTGGCAGACCTGGACCAGCGCCCGCACCAGGACCTGGTCCTGCGGGTTGTCCACCAGGTCCACGATGTACTCGCCGTCGATCTTGACAAGGTCGAGGGGGAACAGCCGGAGGTAGCGGAACGAGGCATACCCGGAGCCGAAGTCATCCAGGGCGAGGTGGCAGCCCAGCTCCCGGATCCGTTCGGCGGAACGCCTGGCCGCGTCGAAGTTCCCGATCAGCGCCGTCTCGGTGATCTCGAAAGTGAGCTGCTCAGGGTTCACTCCCGACTCTCGTACCAGGCGCTCCACCTCGTCGGCGAGCCGGGGCTCGCCGATCGACCGGCCGGACAGGTTGATCTGCAGTCGCATCCCGGGCTGCCCGGCGGCGAGCCGGATCGCTCGCTCCGTGACCCACAGGTCGATGGCGAGCACCTCGTCCCGGTCTTCCGCGGCCTCCAGCACCGCAGCCGGCGACAGTGGAACGCCGTTCCCGTCCCGCACCCGCAGAAGTACCTCGTGGCTGGCTGCCCGTCCGGTCCGGAGATCCATGATCGGCTGGAAGTAGAGCGCCAGCCGGTCGGTCGGCGCCTGTTCGACGGCGACTGAAATCTCGCTGTTCAGCGAGGTCGTGGCGGCGGCCTCGGCGAGCCGCTCCAGCGTCTGACCGTCGATCCCGTCGAGGCGCCGAGCCCGGCGACACATCTCCTGGAGAACGTCCGGATCCCGGACACTGACCAGGACCGCGGCCCAGAAGGAGGACGGCGGCAGCAACCCGGCCCGCTCGGTCCGGCCGATCTGCTCGACGAAATCGGCAAGCCGGAAGACCGGCTGCTCGGAGACACGTGCCCCGGACGGCCGCTCCCTGACCCGGACCAGGGGGCCCGACGTGCCCGCGCCGGGCGTGCCGGCCTCCCGGAGTGCGCTCTCCAGCCAGTCGTCGCCGAGGCGTTCCCACTCGAAGTCGTCGAGGTAGCCGGGGGCGGCCTGCTCGAAAAGGCGGTACGGCAGCGTCTCCGGATGGCCCAGCCGGCGGGCGTCGACGGCGGTGTCGAGCACCGCGCGCACCGGCGGTGGCGCCAGCCGGTAACGCTGGACCAGGGTCGCGGCGCCGGCCAGGTACTGGGTGATCCGGCCGTCTCCGGCCCGCTCCGCGGCATAGCGCAGACGAGGGTCGGCAGCGATCATGGCCGCCTCCAACTCGTACGGCGAGAACTGATCCGGGACATCGATCCGGTGGGCCACGGTAAGTAGGTGACGGGCCTGCGCATACCGGTCCGGTTCGTGGGCCGGCGGACGCGTGGCCAGGTCGGTCCACTGCTCCCGCCAGACGCTGCCGAAGACCAGAACCGGCCCGCGCCCGGCACCGGTCAGCAGGGTCCGGAGCCCGGCGGCGACCTGCTCCCCCAGCGCGGGATCAGCGGGGCGCAGGTAGGCGTGTACGTCGTCCAGCCACACCACGGTATGCGGCCCGACCCGGCCGACCCCCTCCGCCGCCGCCTCGGGCCGGGTCGGATCGTACGGGTACCACACCCGCCACCGGCCCGGATTCTCCTGGTCGAGGTGCCGCGCCGCCTCCCAGAGGGAACGCGTCTTACCGGTCGACGAGGCCCCGGCCAGCACCACGAACGCATTGTCACCGGCAGCGATGGCCTGCTCGACGATCCCGCGCAACCGGTCGTCGTGCTCCCGGGCGATGTACGGCGGCAGCCCTTCCCCCTCGGCGGACTCGGCCACCGGATGCACGCCCAGTAGTAGCGGATCCCAGTCACCGACCGGCTTACCTACCCGGGTGCTCAGGCTGCCCGAAGCCGGACTGGACGCGGCGGACCAGAGATCGCCGATGTTCCGCACCGCGTCGGGAAGGTCGACCTCACCCGTGGTCGCCAGCACGGCCGCCAGGGTGACCGCATCGGCTCTGCTCGGCATCACCCGCCCGGTGATGATCCGGTGAATCGTGTCGCGGCTCGGCGTGCCCGGCAGCGCATCGTTGTCTCGGATCCGGGCGGACAGCTCGGCCAGCGAGGGCGCACCGGCCCGGCGATAGAGGAAGAGGAGGGCATCGCGCAGATCCCGCATGGGCGAGGCCGGCAGGTCGACGGGCGCCAGACCGCGGGCCCGGCGGGTGCCTCGCCTGCTCCGCGCCTCGGCACGGGCCTGCTCGTACCAGGTCAGCCACGCCTCGGTGGGTGCGACGACCGCGCCCTTGGCACGACGGCGAAGGTAGTCGACCAGGAACCGAACCGCGCTCGGGTCGGCCGGCATGGTGACGCCCCGGAACCAGTCGCTCAGACTGCTGATCGACACCTTCAGCGGTGGCTTCTGCTGCGCGGCGTCGTGCTGCACCGTTTGCAGCGGAGGCCGGCCCGCCTGCTCGTAGAGCTGCTTGAACTCGCGTACGAATCTGCTGGCATCTGCCGGCGGCGACACCAGGCGCCGGTCACCGGGCCCGCCGCCCGGACTCGGCAACGCGCCGGCGAGGTCCTCCGCCGCGGAGGAACGTGCCATCTCGGTGCTCAGCCGGCGTCGCCGGCAACAGCGGAGCGGACCACCGATCCTCCAGAGTGTCATCGGCCGGACGGCCTTTGTTCATGATGGACTCCGGAGCCTCCGAGCGCTACGCCAGAAGCGCCTTTCGTGTGCCATTCCGGCCGACTAAGTCCCCCGAAAGAGAGTCACGACCACATCTCAGCAGCTCAGAGCAGATCGGAGATGTCTCGGAAAATCTGGGAGCTCGTCCGTAACCGAGGGTCAGTCGCGGGCGGCGAAGGCGGCTCGGGCTTCGAGGAGGTCGTCGAGGTGGTCGGTGCACCACGTGCGGGCGGCGGCGACCAGGGTGAGCAGGCTGCGGCCCAGCGGGGTGAGGGCGTACTCGACGCGGGGCGGATTCTCGTCGTACGCGAATCGGGTTATCAATCCGTCACGTTCCATCGACCGTAAGGTCGCGGAGAGGACCTTGGGGGTGACCGTGCGGAGCGGGACGCGCAGCTCGGTGAAGCGGCGCGGGCCGCCCTCCAGGCAGAGGACCACCATCGCGGTCCACTTGTCCCCGATCTGGAACGGCATCACGGTCGTCGGGCAGGCGGCGTCGAACATGTCCGGGCTCAGGCTGGCCGTCATCCGACGAGCGTAACGCCGGTTTCGTTGCGGTAACCGGGGGTGGGTCGCCTAGCGTCCCCGGCATGACCAGCATCGTTGTCTTCGGCGCGGGTGGCCGCGCCAGCCGCGCCATCGTCGCCGAGGCCCGGAGCCGCGGCCTCGCCGTCACCGCCGTCGTCCGGGATCCCGCCCGGCATCCCGACCTGCCGGACGCCGTACGCGGTGACATCACCGACCCGGCCGGCGTAGCCGCACTGGTGAAAGACCACGACGCCGCGGTGCACGCGGTCAGCCCGGCCTCGGGCCCGGAGCAGCTCGCCCGGCTCGACCTCGACCCGGACTTCTTCGTCGAGGCCGCCGACGCGCTGACCGGATCGGGCGTGCCGCGGGTGATCGCCATCGGACTGTTCAGCAACCTCGACGGCGCCGGCCCGCTGCCCGAGCCGTTCCGGGCCTTCGGTGACGCGCACACCGCCGGGCTGGCCCGGCTCCGCACCTCGGAGGCCGACTGGGCCATGCTGACGCCGCCGGCCTCACTGTCGCTGGACAATCCCAGGCTGGGCCGCTATCGGCTGGGCGGCGAGGCCGCCGTCGGAGGCAGTCTTTCGTACGCCGATCTGGCCCTCGCCGTGATCGACGAGATCGTGAAGCCCACCCTGCACCGCACCCGCGTGGCCGTGTTCAACGAGGACTGATCGTGGTCCGCCCGCCCGGCGCCCCGTACAACCACAGGGTGCCGGGCGGCGGCAGCGGCAGCACGCCCCGGAGCAGCGCGGCGAGGGCCCCGCCCAGCTCGGCGATCGGCCCCACGTCGTACGCGTGGTCGCCCCGGAAGACCAGATGCCAGTCGTCGGACTGCCCGGGTGTGCGGGGCGCCCGTTCCAGCAGGCGCGCGGCGGTGTCGTCGAGCAGCTCGGCGAACTCCTCCCGCTCCCCGGTGTCCAGCCCGAGCGCGACGTCGAAGAAGAGGTCACTGAACATCGCCTGGGTGCGGATCTCCTCCACCCGGGCCTCCCACCAGTCCGGACGATGCTCCGGCGGGATGCTCTCGACGTCGCGCAGGAGCTGACCGAGCAGGATCGCGAGGGCGCCGTCGTACGCCCAGATCTCCCGCCCCGGATCGGGTTGATCCGGCGGCGGCGCACCGTAGCAGCCGATCGACCTGGTTTTGCTCACCGATTCATGGTCGCTTATTCGCGGTCACGGCACGAGGATCAACCGGATCGGATTCCCCTCCTTCTCGTCCAGTTGGCGCACCGCGTCGGCGGCCTGGGCCAGCGGCACGGTGCCGCTCACCGACCGGGAGAACTCCACCCGGTTCAGCGCGACCAGCGACAGCAGCTCCAGCACGTGCTCCGGCCCGGAGCCGTAGTGCCCGCGGATCTCCTGCTCCAGATAGCTGAACCGGGTGCCGTCCGGAATGGTCAGCGGCTGGTCGGTGAGCCCGACCAGGGTGAGCCGGCCACCCTTGGACAGGGTCCGGGCGGCCTGTGAGCGGACCGCCCCGACCCCGGCGAAGTCGAACGCGTGCGCCAGCCCCACCCCGCCGGTGGCCTCGGCGACCAGCGAGCCGAACTCCGGGTCGCCCGGGTCGAGGGCCAGGTCGGCGCCGAACTGAAGGGCCCGCTCCCGGGCGCCGGGCAGCGGGTCGACCGCGATGATCGGCGCCGCCCCGATCACCCGCAGCAGCTGCACGGCGTGCGCGCCGAGCCCGCCGACACCCCAGACGCCGACCGCCCGGGCCGGCTGCACCGCGGCGGTCGTGGTGATCGCCGCCCACGGTGTGGAGACCGCGTCCGGGATGAAGCAGGCCTGCTCGAACGAGAGGGTGTCCGGGATCGGCACCACGGTCCCGGCGGTGGCCACCGTGTACTGCGCCCAGCCGCCGTCGTAGTCGACGCCGCGAGTCAGCACGGTCGCGCCGCGCAGCTCGCCGGCCTGCAACAGCACCCGCTCCCCCACGGTGAGCCCGGTGACCCCGGCGCCCACCTCGTCGATCACCCCGGCCGTCTCGTGCCCGAGCGTGACGCTCTCCCCGGTCAGGTGCAGCGGCTTGAGCATGCCCTGGATCAGGTGGACGTCGGAGAGGCACACCCCGGCCGCCCGCACCGCGATCCGGACCTGCCCGGGCCCGGCGTGTGGCTCGTCCACCTCCTCGACGGCGAACTTCCCGGACGACACGTTCAGACGGCCAGCCAGCATCGATTCCTCCACCTTTCGGCTTCCCGGTCCCCCAAAGGCCTACCACGAAGACATGGATCGCGGGTGGATCATCGGTGCATGCGGCAGCCACACGAGATCATCGGGTGCGGGCGTTCACCGGCGGGCGTGTCTGGTGGCCCAGTCCAGGGCGTAATCGGCCACCTGCTCCCAGCCGGGCTCGACGCCGGTGAAGTGGGAGCGGTCCGGGAACTCGTAGGTCTCGGTGAGCGCGTCGGAGTTGCGGTACTTCTTCGCGTTGGAGCGGATCACCGAAGGCGGCATCAGGTGGTCTTTGCCACCCATGATGAACAGCAGCGGGGCCCGGTCGTCCAGGTCGTAGTCGACCCAGGTCTCCTGGTGGCCGGGTTTCCAGTTCGCGATCAGGCCGTAAGCCCAGACCCAGTTGCCGGGCGCCGGGATGTGCAGCCGGTCGTATGCCGCGTCGGACTCCTCCCGGCTGACCGTGTTGGCGAACGCGTAGTGGAACTGCTCCTTGGTGAAACCGACCGCGCGGTGCCGGTTGGCCGGGTTCCGCAGAATCGGGAACAGTGACCTGATCTGCGACGGCGGGTTCACCCGCACGCCCTCGGGCGGCGCCGAGTCGATCGTCACCGCCGCGGCGCCCAGACCCCGGTTGACCAGGAGCTGGGTAAGGGTCCCGCCGAAGGAGTGGCCCATGATGATCGGCGGCCGGTCCAGGCTCTCGACGACCTCGCTGAGGTGCTCGAGCGTGTCGGGCACCGAGGCCTCTGCGATGATCTTGGGGTTTTCCCGCAGTGCCTCGACCTCGATCTCGAATCCGGGGTAACTCGGCACGATCACCTCGTGGCCCTTCGCCCGGTAGTGATCCACCCAGCGGTCCCAGCTGCGGGCGGTCATCCACAGTCCGTGGATCAGCACGATCGGCAGAGCGGTGCTCGTCGGCTCGGTCATGGCTCTCCTTCCGATGAGGGCTGCGGCCACCCTAGGAACCGCCGAGCGGCCGAAACCTCATCCCGCGGGGATGAGGTCAGCAGCACCCGCGTCGTGATCCCGCCTGGCCGGAACCGGTCCTGGAACTTGAGTGCACCCACCCACACGAAGACCGTGACCAGCCCCCATCGCGTGACCGCGAGCCCGAGGGAGGCCAGGTCGCGGTCCGATGTGCCTTCTGCGCTCATGTCTTCCTCTCCGGTTACCGGATCAGTGGGTCCCAGCCCCGCAGATGCCGCACGGACTGCCGGTACTCCCACTCGATGGCGTCCTTGAGCAGGTGGGCCAGCCGCCCGCCGCTGGTGAAGCCGGCGATGTCGGCGACCCCGCGACGGGTTCCGACCGAGACGACGAACCCCTTGTCGTGGAAGGTGAACGCCTCCAGTGCCGAGCCGTCCAGCTCTGCGTGCAGGTTGCGGGCCACCGTCTCGCCCTCCTCCAGCGCTACTTGCGCCAGCGGGGGCAGCACGTGGCCGCTGTCCGGATCGGTCACCGAGGCCAGGTCGCCGGCGACATAGATGTCCGGGTGGTCCAGGACGCGAAGGAACCGGTCGGCTTCGACGCGGCCGTTGTGGCCGGTCGGCAGCTCGGATGCGGCGACCAGGTCCGGTGCCTTGACCCCGCCGGCCCAGACGAACACGCCACCGGCCACCAGCCGCCCGTCCTCGAGGCGGAACGCCTCCTCGGTCGCGGCGGCGATCACCGCGCCGGTATGCACCTGCACACCCAGCTCGGCCAGGATCCTGGTGGCCTCGTCGACCAGCTTGGGCGAGGAGCCGGCCAGGATGGCCGGGCCCGCCTCGACCAGCAGGACCGCAGGCCGGTCCGGCGCCACACCGTGCCGACTGGCCAGCTCGGGCAGTATCTCGGCCAGCTCACCGGCAAGCTCGACCCCGGTGGCGCCACCGCCACCGACCACGACGGTCGCCCGGCGGCGCTGTTCCTCGGGGTCGGCGGTCAGCGCGGCGTCGTCGAGCGCCCGGCCGACCGCCGCCCACACCTGTTCGGCGTCATCGACCGAGTACACCGGCAATGTGCGCTGGGCCAGCCCGGGGATGGCGAAGTCGTTGGGCCGGCTGCCCAGCGCCAGCACCAGGCGCCGCCAGCCGATCGGCCCGGCCCGGGTGAGCAGCCTGCGGCCGGCCAGGTCGAGACCGATGATCTCGGTTTGGCGGAACCGGACCCGCTCGGCCAGCACCTCCTGCAGCGGGAGCCGCACCGCCCCGGCGGCACGGGTGCCGGCGGCGAGC
Above is a genomic segment from Actinoplanes ianthinogenes containing:
- a CDS encoding methyl-accepting chemotaxis protein, which encodes MRWLNDLSVRLKLYTAVLVAALAAMAVGLLGLVRLHSTADAAEYLYSQNLVPIAQLGVVGQGVQRSWSELMSLLISHDPAAREADKQAIAAADADADKAFADYTATDMTGREAAVERFRTALVTLRKAREEQLVPLAAAGDLNGFQKARDTAARPALNAAQAALTELVGIETRVAQEKRAETAADYHTARNQMIVVLVIGVAAALALAVLVVRGIMSTLDAVGRVSRALAAGDLTVTAAVTGRDELGRMATELDTGIAAVRTSVDQMGQVAVTLSSASDELSTISTQLQTGAAEAAERANTAMAASEEINTGVQTIAAGAEQMSASIAEIASSAAQAAEVSQQGTSVAQRTTAQVAELGVASAEIGDVVRLITAIAEQTNLLALNATIEAARAGELGKGFAVVAGEVKDLAQQTAKATDEITARISAIQLSSNNAGEAIGEITEVIGRVGDYTTTIASAVEEQTATTAEMSRSVAEAATSSGEVARTVSGVAEVASSTAEAARSTQEAATSLTTMATDLTGLVTAFRY
- a CDS encoding RICIN domain-containing protein yields the protein MVVRAFRLVLVLLMASFGLFVVADGARAQPDAGPAVLAGELHRIRNAGNGLCLQPEDQPDPDPRILQMTCTGRANQAWTVLGNGKGRYWFVNAAGGRCISVGDVPIDHGIVVAGNCTLSDGSGRTPSNAQWVASGSVPGSTFLRSWVGRDDTTFCLDVPGGSPSPGLAVQLYTCNSTLAQKWTIGQ
- a CDS encoding EAL domain-containing protein, which gives rise to MARSSAAEDLAGALPSPGGGPGDRRLVSPPADASRFVREFKQLYEQAGRPPLQTVQHDAAQQKPPLKVSISSLSDWFRGVTMPADPSAVRFLVDYLRRRAKGAVVAPTEAWLTWYEQARAEARSRRGTRRARGLAPVDLPASPMRDLRDALLFLYRRAGAPSLAELSARIRDNDALPGTPSRDTIHRIITGRVMPSRADAVTLAAVLATTGEVDLPDAVRNIGDLWSAASSPASGSLSTRVGKPVGDWDPLLLGVHPVAESAEGEGLPPYIAREHDDRLRGIVEQAIAAGDNAFVVLAGASSTGKTRSLWEAARHLDQENPGRWRVWYPYDPTRPEAAAEGVGRVGPHTVVWLDDVHAYLRPADPALGEQVAAGLRTLLTGAGRGPVLVFGSVWREQWTDLATRPPAHEPDRYAQARHLLTVAHRIDVPDQFSPYELEAAMIAADPRLRYAAERAGDGRITQYLAGAATLVQRYRLAPPPVRAVLDTAVDARRLGHPETLPYRLFEQAAPGYLDDFEWERLGDDWLESALREAGTPGAGTSGPLVRVRERPSGARVSEQPVFRLADFVEQIGRTERAGLLPPSSFWAAVLVSVRDPDVLQEMCRRARRLDGIDGQTLERLAEAAATTSLNSEISVAVEQAPTDRLALYFQPIMDLRTGRAASHEVLLRVRDGNGVPLSPAAVLEAAEDRDEVLAIDLWVTERAIRLAAGQPGMRLQINLSGRSIGEPRLADEVERLVRESGVNPEQLTFEITETALIGNFDAARRSAERIRELGCHLALDDFGSGYASFRYLRLFPLDLVKIDGEYIVDLVDNPQDQVLVRALVQVCQAYGIQTVAEFVQDEATLRMLRELGVDYAQGYFVGRPAPAIEPAASRGPAEDRAGAALGGEAS
- a CDS encoding winged helix-turn-helix transcriptional regulator; translated protein: MTASLSPDMFDAACPTTVMPFQIGDKWTAMVVLCLEGGPRRFTELRVPLRTVTPKVLSATLRSMERDGLITRFAYDENPPRVEYALTPLGRSLLTLVAAARTWCTDHLDDLLEARAAFAARD
- a CDS encoding NAD(P)-dependent oxidoreductase, whose amino-acid sequence is MTSIVVFGAGGRASRAIVAEARSRGLAVTAVVRDPARHPDLPDAVRGDITDPAGVAALVKDHDAAVHAVSPASGPEQLARLDLDPDFFVEAADALTGSGVPRVIAIGLFSNLDGAGPLPEPFRAFGDAHTAGLARLRTSEADWAMLTPPASLSLDNPRLGRYRLGGEAAVGGSLSYADLALAVIDEIVKPTLHRTRVAVFNED
- a CDS encoding zinc-binding dehydrogenase; translation: MLAGRLNVSSGKFAVEEVDEPHAGPGQVRIAVRAAGVCLSDVHLIQGMLKPLHLTGESVTLGHETAGVIDEVGAGVTGLTVGERVLLQAGELRGATVLTRGVDYDGGWAQYTVATAGTVVPIPDTLSFEQACFIPDAVSTPWAAITTTAAVQPARAVGVWGVGGLGAHAVQLLRVIGAAPIIAVDPLPGARERALQFGADLALDPGDPEFGSLVAEATGGVGLAHAFDFAGVGAVRSQAARTLSKGGRLTLVGLTDQPLTIPDGTRFSYLEQEIRGHYGSGPEHVLELLSLVALNRVEFSRSVSGTVPLAQAADAVRQLDEKEGNPIRLILVP
- a CDS encoding alpha/beta hydrolase, which encodes MTEPTSTALPIVLIHGLWMTARSWDRWVDHYRAKGHEVIVPSYPGFEIEVEALRENPKIIAEASVPDTLEHLSEVVESLDRPPIIMGHSFGGTLTQLLVNRGLGAAAVTIDSAPPEGVRVNPPSQIRSLFPILRNPANRHRAVGFTKEQFHYAFANTVSREESDAAYDRLHIPAPGNWVWAYGLIANWKPGHQETWVDYDLDDRAPLLFIMGGKDHLMPPSVIRSNAKKYRNSDALTETYEFPDRSHFTGVEPGWEQVADYALDWATRHARR
- a CDS encoding NAD(P)/FAD-dependent oxidoreductase codes for the protein MGELATGDSGSVVVAGAGYAGLHVALRLTARLDKHPEVELVLIDRNDYHQVLTELPRLAAGTRAAGAVRLPLQEVLAERVRFRQTEIIGLDLAGRRLLTRAGPIGWRRLVLALGSRPNDFAIPGLAQRTLPVYSVDDAEQVWAAVGRALDDAALTADPEEQRRRATVVVGGGGATGVELAGELAEILPELASRHGVAPDRPAVLLVEAGPAILAGSSPKLVDEATRILAELGVQVHTGAVIAAATEEAFRLEDGRLVAGGVFVWAGGVKAPDLVAASELPTGHNGRVEADRFLRVLDHPDIYVAGDLASVTDPDSGHVLPPLAQVALEEGETVARNLHAELDGSALEAFTFHDKGFVVSVGTRRGVADIAGFTSGGRLAHLLKDAIEWEYRQSVRHLRGWDPLIR